A stretch of the Lonchura striata isolate bLonStr1 chromosome 17, bLonStr1.mat, whole genome shotgun sequence genome encodes the following:
- the NCOA6 gene encoding nuclear receptor coactivator 6, producing MVLDDLPNLKDTYASLYSSAMEDLEVDFDSGLEEDELKQEAGDSTIFVAFKGNISDRDFEQKLDTILENVPGLLHMESNKLKVQKIEPWNSVRVTFNIPREAAERLRILAQNNNQQLRDLGILSVQIEGEGAINLALAQSRSQDVRINGPLGASTAMRMDTGFPMQGGQGLIRMSNAAAVMMSQGGNVPSSMVASGASAELQPRTPRPSSQPDAMDPLLSGLNMQQQNHQSGSLVPQLHSMQSVPVNRQMNSANFQQLQQQQQLQNRPPQPHQQPQQGIRPSFTSPAQVPVPPGWNQLPSGALQPPPTQGALGTLTVNPAWKKAPLPGQMQQQLQARPSLATVQTPTHPPPPYPFGSQQASQTHSNFPQMSNPGQFTAPQMKSLQGGPSRVPTPLQQPHLTNKSPASSPSSFQQGSPASSPTVNQTQQQLGPRPPQSSTLPQGFQQPVSSPSRNPMVQQGNVPPNFMVMQQQNQGPQGLHPGLGGMPKRLPPGFPAGQANQNFLQGQVPSTAPGTPGNSGAPQLPTSQNVQHTGGQGSAPPQTQMQAAHGPPNMMQANLMGLHGNMNNQQAGASGVPQVNMGNMQGQPQQGPQSQLMGMHQQIVSSQGQMVNIQAQGSLNPQNQMILSRTQLMPQGQMMVTPQNQNLGPSPQRMTPPKQMIPQQGQQMMSTHNQMMGPQGQVLLQQNSMMEQIMTPQMQGNKQPFNTQNQSNVMTGPAQLMRGPTPNMQGNMVQFTGQMMAQQGPVNGNPSQVMGIQGQVLRPTGPGPHISQQLGDTATTTNNDGNLTQMLPEVPVQQPNMVPSHMQGMQGNNNASGSHFSGHGLPFSTGFSGTPNGNQVSCGQNPVFPVNKDVTLTSPLLVNLLQSDISAGHFGVNNKQNNQNANKPKKKKPPRKKKNNQQLEQTTSSESRPAGLEESDQSSMSGDQGMSLEKSGPKLSDFASRPPGYPSQPVEQRPLQQMPPQLMPHTQQPQPQQQQQQPQAAPQQGQAPPQTPQQQQMMMMLMMQQDPKSVRLPVPQGVHPPRAPLNPDAQRMPMQQSGNMPVMVNLQGPGPVPPSPDKQRMALPGNPPLGNTARKMVYPDNVQNPSSSPLREVSSVSSLPEGGGAEGPPTSGAQNNVTSHLVVSQNQLMMTGPKPGPSPLSAAQGTSPQQQSSSLSSALTHHFPNVAAPSQTSRPKTPNRASPRPYYPQTPNNRPPSTEPSEISLSPERLNASIAGLFPPQINIPLPPRPNLNRGFDQQGLNPTTLKAIGQAPSNLTINNQSNFTASQSHKLEGVVINSGKQTNAGGTKRASPSNSRRSSPGSSRKTTPSPGRQNSKAAKLSLTTQQNPSLLQNMELQRNMMASPSSLPTPVTTSFQNNSMLSNQNPTVSVPAVTGIPEDNKESLSVPQDTESQSAQGVLGSKDQPSMELKGVPTPEMKVLVPEEQSKKDGQALDGSKLPVMEESKAMVSPAMREAPTSLSQLLDNSGAPNVTIKPPGLTGLEMAPIVPTGEEIKKIAVIPPLQDSSLSKEPSNSLSLLQNNEPCPNQEHQELGEVNASVEQCVPPVMQRPVSSSISGPLPPNQITVFVTSNPITSVANTSAPLPSHLQSALVSTVVTMPNVGSKVMVSEGQSAAQSNARPQFITPVFINSSSIIQVMKGSQSSTIPAAPMTSNSSLMPQSVAVVGPLHIPQNIKFSSGPAPPSTSSTSPVSSIPTSRSLVLNPLASPVQLPSSAPAPSSVPSQPPAQQAKDFSSEETSQGAGSGEQCPVPAAQSGPVVSSLLTSSPGAGNRRSPVSSSKGKGKVDKIGQLLLTKACKKVTGSLEKGEEQYALDGETEGQGLETSVPSSLGTEQPPAELDSKSGTPAAPSVTKQSTSGPSSSSLSPAAAAPSCASPGAPPSGPGPGALPAAAAPAAPDPAGPGGGPGGGPEPSGSAAAEEQPAAAAELPPSAASSQHLTQKKSSLATSESTVQRTELETNAAVVAGQSNETKENCEKSKTPSRRNSRTEDSAASQETVENGQRKRSSRPASTSSTAKETSASAMQSKRRKSK from the exons aatcCAACAAGTTAAAAGTGCAGAAAATAGAGCCTTGGAACAGTGTTCGTGTCACCTTCAACATCCCCCGGGAAGCTGCCGAGCGGCTGCGAATCCTGGCTCAGAACAACAACCAGCAGCTCCGAGACCTGGGCATTCTCTCAGTTCAGATTGAAG GGGAAGGCGCTATCAACTTGGCTTTAGCCCAGAGCAGGAGTCAGGATGTGCGGATCAATGGGCCTCTGGGAGCGAGCACTGCCATGCGCATGGACACGGGATTCCCCATGCAGGGAGGACAAG gtttAATAAGAATGAGCAATGCTGCAGCTGTCATGATGTCCCAGGGTGGAAATGTGCCCTCCTCTATGGTGGCAAGTGGTGCtagtgctgagctgcagccacgAACACCTCGGCCTTCCTCACAGCCAG ATGCAATGGACCCACTCTTATCTGGGCTAAATATGCAGCAACAAAATCATCAATCTGGATCTTTAGTTCCTCAGCTCCATTCTATGCAGTCAGTTCCTGTAAACAGGCAGATGAACTCAGCCAACTTTCAGCagctacagcagcagcagcagttgcaGAATCGGCCTCCCCAGCCACatcagcagccacagcagggtaTTCGACCTTCATTCACTTCACCAGCACAGGTTCCAGTTCCCCCTGGCTGGAACCAACTTCCTTCTGGAGCACTTCAGCCTCCTCCAACCCAGGGAGCACTGGGTACATTGACAGTAAACCCGGCCTGGAAAAAGGCCCCATTGCCTGGAcaaatgcagcagcagcttcaagCAAGACCATCTCTAGCAACAGTACAAACTCCTACTCATCCTCCACCTCCATATCCTTTTGGAAGCCAACAAGCTTCCCAGACTCACTCAAACTTTCCCCAGATGAGCAATCCTGGCCAGTTTACTGCTCCTCAAATGAAAAGCCTTCAGGGAGGGCCCTCACGGGTTCCTACACCACTACAACAACCCCACCTGACCAACAAGTCTCCtgcttcttctccctcctccttccagcagggctctcctgccTCATCTCCCACCGTTAACCAGacgcagcagcagctgggaccaAGGCCTCCCCAGAGCAGCACTCTTCCCCAGGGATTCCAGCAGCCTGTCAGTTCTCCCAGTCGTAATCCTATGGTGCAACAGGGGAATGTACCCCCCAACTTCATGGTGATGCAGCAGCAAAACCAAGGTCCACAAGGTTTACACCCTGGTTTAGGAG GAATGCCCAAGCGGCTCCCCCCGGGGTTCCCTGCAGGCCAGGCTAACCAGAACTTCCTGCAAGGCCAGGTGCCCTCCACAGCTCCAGGAACGCCAGGGAACAGCGGAGCACCACAGCTGCCAACCAGCCAGAACGTGCAGCACACAG gtGGCCAAGGATCTGCACCTCCTCAAACTCAGATGCAAGCAGCACATGGCCCACCAAATATGATGCAGGCCAATCTAATGGGACTTCATGGAAATATGAACAACCAGCAGGCTGGTGCTAGTGGGGTGCCACAAGTTAACATGGGCAACATGCAGGGACAGCCTCAGCAAGGACCACAGTCCCAACTTATGGGGATGCATCAGCAAATTGTGTCCTCTCAAGGACAGATGGTGAACATTCAGGCTCAGGGATCGCTGAACCCTCAAAACCAGATGATACTTTCTCGAACTCAGCTCATGCCACAAGGCCAAATGATGgtgacaccccaaaaccaaaatctTGGTCCCTCTCCCCAGAGGATGACCCCACCCAAACAGATGAttccccagcagggacagcagatgATGTCCACACACAATCAGATGATGGGACCTCAGGGCCAGGTCTTACTACAGCAAAACTCCATGATGGAGCAGATTATGACCCCTCAGATGCAAGGAAATAAACAGCCTTTTAATACTCAAAACCAGTCCAATGTTATGACGGGGCCAGCTCAACTGATGAGAGGACCAACCCCAAACATGCAAGGAAACATGGTGCAGTTCACTGGGCAGAtgatggcacagcagggccccgTGAATGGGAATCCTTCTCAGGTGATGGGAATTCAAGGGCAAGTTTTAAGACCCACTGGACCTGGTCCTCACATCTCTCAGCAACTTGGGGATACTGCAACCACAACAAACAACGATGGGAATTTGACGCAGATGTTACCTGAGGTTCCTGTGCAGCAGCCAAACATGGTGCCTTCTCATATGCAAGGAATGCAAGGAAACAATAATGCTTCAGGGAGTCATTTCTCTGGCCATGGGCTGCCTTTCAGTACAGGGTTTAGTGGAACTCCCAATGGGAATCAGGTTTCCTGTGGGCAGAACCCTGTGTTTCCTGTCAATAAAGATGTGACGCTCACGAGTCCGCTCTTGGTTAACCTACTCCAGAGCGATATCTCAGCAGGGCACTTTGGTGTGAACAACAAACAGAATAACCAGAATGCCAACAAGCCAAAGAAGAAGAAGCCtccaaggaagaagaaaaataatcaacaaCTAGAACAAACAAC ttcttcAGAATCACGTCCAGCTGGCCTGGAGGAGAGTGATCAGTCATCAATGTCTGGAGACCAAGGAATGAGTTTAGAGAAGTCTGGCCCTAAACTCTCCGATTTTGCAAGTAGGCCACCAG GTTATCCATCTCAGCCAGTGGAGCAAAGGCCTCTTCAGCAGATGCCGCCTCAGCTCATGCCACACacgcagcagccccagccccagcagcagcagcagcaaccccaGGCAGCCCCGCAGCAAGGCCAGGCACCCCCCCAgacaccacagcagcagcagatgatGATGATGCTGATGATGCAGCAGGATCCCAAATCAGTCAGGCTCCCTGTGCCACAGGGGGTTCACCCCCCCAGGGCACCCCTGAACCCGGATGCCCAGCGGATGCCAATGCAGCAGAGTGGGAACATGCCAGTGATGGTGAACCTCCAGGGGCCTGGGCCCGTGCCTCCCTCTCCTGACAAACAGAGGATGGCCCTGCCAGGCAATCCTCCTCTGGGAAATACTGCAAGAAAAATGGTTTATCCAGATAACGTACAGAATCCTTCCAGTTCACCCCTCAGAGAGGTATCATCAGTATCATCTCTTCCAGAAGGAGGTGGAGCTGAGGGCCCTCCAACATCAGGAGCTCAGAATAATGTGACATCTCATTTAGTAGTTTCACAGAACCAGTTAATGATGACAGGACCCAAGCCTGGACCATCCCCACTTTCAGCTGCCCAAGGTACAAGTCCCCAGCAGCAGTCTAGTTCTCTGTCTAGTGCTCTTACACACCATTTTCCAAATGTTGCTGCCCCATCACAAACGTCAAGGCCTAAAACCCCAAACAGAGCTAGCCCAAGGCCATATTACCCTCAGACTCCTAATAACCGTCCACCCAGCACAGAACCCTCAGAAATTAGCTTGTCTCCAGAGAGACTCAATGCCTCTATTGCTGGTCTGTTCCCTCCCCAGATCAATATTCCTTTACCTCCCAGGCCTAATCTCAATAGAGGATTTGATCAGCAGGGTCTGAATCCCACTACTTTAAAGGCCATTGGGCAAGCCCCATCAAATCTCACAATTAACAACCAGTCCAATTTTACTGCCTCACAGTCACACAAGTTGGAAGGTGTGGTCATTAATTCAGGCAAACAAACCAACGCTGGAGGAACAAAGAGAGCAAGCCCAAGCAATAGTCGAAGGTCCAGTCCTGGATCCAGTAGGAAAACTACACCAAGCCCTGGCAGACAGAATTCAAAAGCAGCTAAATTATCATTGACAACTCAGCAGAATCCATCTCTCTTGCAGAACATGGAGTTACAGAGAAATATGATGGCTAGTCCCTCTTCTTTGCCAACACCTGTGACCAcaagttttcaaaataattccATGCTAAGTAACCAGAATCCCACAGTTTCTGTACCTGCTGTGACTGGCATTCCTGAAGACAATAAGGAGAGCCTTAGTGTGCCTCAAGATACTGAGAGTCAAAGTGCACAAGGTGTCCTAGGTAGCAAGGACCAGCCCAGTATGGAACTGAAAGGTGTCCCTACTCCAGAAATGAAAGTGCTGGTTCCTGAGGAACAGTCAAAAAAAGATGGGCAAGCCTTAGACGGCAGTAAGCTCCCAGTCATGGAGGAAAGTAAAGCCATGGTATCTCCAGCCATGAGGGAGGCACCAACTTCTCTAAGTCAACTTCTTGACAATTCTGGAGCTCCTAATGTGACCATTAAGCCCCCTGGGCTGACTGGTCTTGAAATGGCACCAATTGTCCCCACTGGTGAGGAGATAAAGAAGATAGCTGTCATTCCTCCACTGCAGGATTCATCACTGAGCAAGGAGCCATCCAATTCACTTAGCCTGCTTCAAAATAACGAGCCCTGTCCGAATCaagagcaccaggagctgggagaagTAAATGCAAGTGTGGAACAGTGTGTTCCTCCAGTAATGCAGAGGCCTGTTAGCTCTTCTATTTCAGGTCCTTTACCTCCCAACCAGATAACAGTTTTTGTGACTTCCAACCCTATTACATCTGTTGCTAATACATCAGCTCCGTTGCCATCCCACTTGCAATCTGCATTAGTGTCCACTGTTGTCACCATGCCCAACGTGGGGAGCAAAGTGATGGTTTCCGAGGGACAGTCGGCAGCTCAGTCCAATGCCCGGCCGCAGTTCATCACACCTGTGTTTATAAACTCATCCTCAATCATCCAAGTGATGAAGGGCTCTCAGTCCAGCACGATTCCAGCAGCCCCCATGACTTCTAACTCAAGTCTGATGCCTCAGTCGGTCGCGGTTGTTGGTCCTTTGCATATCCCACAGAATATCAAGTTTTCCTCCGGGCCCGCTCCTCCCAGCACCTCATCCACCAGTCCTGTGTCCAGTATTCCCACCAGCAGGTCACTTGTTCTGAATCCCTTGGCATCTCCTGTCCAACTGCCTTCTTCCgctccagctccttccagtgTTCCTTCACAACCTCCTGCTCAGCAAGCCAAGGACTTCAGCTCCGAGGAGACTTCCCAAGGTGCAGGGTCAGGTGAGCagtgccctgtgccagcagcccaGTCGGGACCTGTTGTTTCCTCGCTGCTTACAAGCAGCCCGGGCGCTGGGAATAGACGCAGTCCTGTTTCATCCAgcaagggaaagggaaaggtaGACAAGATTGGCCAGCTCCTGCTGACTAAAGCGTGCAAGAAGGTCACTGGCTCCCTGGAGAAAGGGGAAGAGCAGTACGCTTTGGATGGAGAAACAGAAGGTCAGGGACTAGAAACGTCGGTCCCAAGTAGTTTGGGAACGGAGCAACCCCCAGCAGAACTCGATAGCAAAAGCGGGACCCCTGCAGCACCCAGTGTTACCAAACAGAGCACTTCTGGGCCCAGCAGCTCGAGCCTCAGCCCCGCGGCGGCCGCTCCGTCCTGCGCGTCCCCGGGCGCGCCCCCgagcggccccgggcccggcgcgctCCCGGCCGCagctgccccggcagcgccggaccccgcgggccccggcggcggccccggcggcggcccGGAGCCCAGCGGGAGCGCCGCGGCCGAGGAGCAGCCCGCGGCAGCCGCGGAGCTGCCCCCGAGCGCAG CATCCTCTCAACatttaacacagaaaaaaagttcACTTGCAACATCAGAAAGTACTGTTCAAAGAACAG aaCTTGAGACAAATGCTGCAGTAGTTGCTGGTCAAAG TAATGAGACAAAAGAGAATTGTGAAAAGTCTAAAACTCCAAGTAGAAGAAATTCAAGAACAGAGGATTCTGCCGCTTCACAGGAAACTGTAGAGAACGGGCAGCGCAAGAGATCCTCACGACCCGCGTCCACATCCAGCACAGCTAAAG AAACGAGTGCCAGTGCAATGCagtcaaaaagaagaaaatccaagTAA